The genomic DNA GCGTagttttttattagtattatcatTTAGACAAACTTCACAAGCTCGTTTTATATAATGAGTTTTTAGGTTCTTGACCAATTGGTTAGCAAACAAGTAAgctgaccaaaaataaaataaaaagaagtaatAAGAAGAAGtcgaaaattttgttttggttttagtcaAATGGACCGACAGGTTTCTGAATATAGGACGAACATGTCAACCACATACATATGTAAGAACTGTCACGTATATTCTTTgcataataataaaacataaaacagaatATTCATTTTGAGATAAGATAAATCTCAGTCAGTCATATGCCAAAAGAAAAGCAAATCTCAGTCAATCATAGTCAATACACTCACAGTGCCTACAAATGTTACACTATAAAACCGACACATAATCAATGGCTATGTAAATAAGTATGCTCTTGGGACTGTTGAACACAATTCGCCCATTTAACCATaatctaacaaaaacaaacaaagccaTAATCTAACTTTTAACCAACACAACTCACGCCCATTTTATTATGAGTATATCACACAGAAACATGGGAAATTGCTTAATACAGAACCTGAATACACATaacattacatatatactttGGACGAACCTATATACCACTAGCTTCGGAGCAAACATTATTTCACGAAGCCTAGTGTCTACACTCCTTTGGAGCTCCTTGAGGAAACCTTTTGGTGTCTGTACAATAGTTATAAACCATGTACTTCCTCTGTATCACTCTCATCTTATCTTCCGCTGTTAGATCAAGCCTTTGAGAGAACCATCTTGTCGAACCGGCAGGACAAGATGATTTTCCGCCTAATAGGAAACACATGCATCCGCTCTAAAGTTTCTGTATGAAGCGGTGAATGGTGCTTTGGACCAGTCGGTCTTAATAAGACCTCCTCTTGTGGCCCACTGGTCCGCGTTCCATAGACTCGAGTATAACCTCATCGGCTGCAGTTTTGGATATGGAACACCTATATGTTGTAGATTCTTGAATTTTCTTACCGGAATATCATCAACCATGAAACTGcatcaaaacatttaaatttaaattaggtattaataaacttaaaatttgacGTTCAATGTACAAGTATTATCAAAAGACGTGTTTTGGACCTGTAAAAATTATGAATGCCGAAAGGTTGGAACTTATAGtttgaaaaaaacattgaaaacaacTTAAGTTTCTGTTACATATACTTACACTATGTGATGAGGGTTCCACAAAACAGAGTAAGTGTGGAAATCAGCCGTTGGATCGAACCATAGATGGAATTGTTGTTCTCTATCACCTTTTCCTTGAGTATACACATTCGTATGCATGGTGTACGGATCACCAGTTAGATTACCAAGAAACTCGAAATCGATTTCGTCCCACGTATCACCTTTTGACTTCAACtgcatggaaaaaaaaacatttaaaaacttTCATAATATCCAAAGTATAAAAAGACTCTGTTATTATAATATGAACTTTGACATGGTATGTTGGGAACTACTGacatattcaaaaatattttcttaaactctGATGAAAAATTTTCTTAAGGATTTAGAAGGCCTCAATTCATGAAAATAttcaataatttatcattttaagaaataaattttaaattggaGCTTTCAAACACGTGCTAGAAATGGCCTATGTACATATGTTATGATGTTAAGTAACACTAACGTAGTATGCGGTGACAGTTCCGGCGGAGTTTCCTGGGACGAGTTTGAGCTGCATATCGATTTTCCCGAACAAATACTCTTTCTTGGTTTGAAAACCAGAGCCAGAGGTTTGATCGAGGGAGAGAGTGAGAAGCCCTCCGTTGTTAAGGACCTTGCCACGACCATCACCCCAAGTGATGTCAAACTCTGTGTCGAAAGTTCCGGCGAAAACCGGAGAGAAGAGTGTCGTAGTCGAGACGGTGAGTGTGAAGAGTAAAGATAAGATCAAAGTGGAACGGGCCATGTTTATGTGTCAAGAAGATGGAGAATTGAAATCATTCATTGGGACCTTATGTGTTGGGGGGGTTTTATATAAGGGAGGGTAGTCTTAGCTTATTTGGAGTGTAGTTCGCCGTTTGTGACTCTTGTGTAGTTTAAGCTGTGAACAGCTGGTTCTTGTTGTGAAGTATAAAACAAGCATGTGCTTAATTTTGCCTCATGCTACGTGTGCgcttgttctttgttttggtttaagtcTGCCTGATCCGGTTCGATTGATGCCCAATTTGATTGAGGGATTCTGGTTCTGCAAAATTCTCGGTCATGAAGCTAATTTGGTTTTACAATTTCATAATCCAACTGGAATCAAATCTGGTATGGTTGTTCCACCAAATTCTATCTAAACTATAGTTGGTTTGTATTGTATATGCAAACTGATAGACCTAATATTAAATCTTGAGTATATTACAACTGGTTCGGTTACACTAAAACCTAAAGCCggttagttttgttttatacgGAATTGAAGTTATAACACCAATCAAATTACATGCAAACTCCAGTTTTTGATTTGGATTACAAAAGTTATTGCTCAATTATAAAATTGTCCattataaaaccaaataaaaacgtTATTGCTCAATTATAAAATTGtccattataaaacaaaataaaaacgttaTTGCTCCATTTTGGTTTGGACTAAATCAGAAGCGGCCATTTTTGGACTGACTCGGAGAATATAACGGAGCGAACTACGAGAGAcctaaaaaaatagaaaaggcaCAGTGtaataaagagaatattttataactttaaCGAAACTATATGATATACTACAAACGAATCAAATTCACGTGATCTacaataaatgaataaaatttatagcaacaacaacaaaaagaaaaagtaaaattttgttCCTCTCTACGCAGCTAAACACTCTTTAGGAAGACCTTGTGGGAACCTCTTAGAATCGGTACAGTAATTATAGATCATGTAGTTTCTTTGCACCCATCTCATTCTTTGTTGAGCAGTTGAGTCAAGCTGCTGTGACAACCACGAGCCACTGGTGCCTGTAGTCCCCTGTTTCGAGCCATTAGGACAAGAAGACTTGCCGTTTGACCAAACACAAGCTTCTTGTTTAAACCCACGGTAGGTAGCAGTGAAAGGAGCTTTAGACCAATCGGTTTTGACCAAACCACCTCTCGTGGCCCAATCATCAGCGTTCCAGAGACTAGAGTACATTCTCATTGGTTTGTTCTTGGGGAACAGAGTGCCTAGAGACTCCATGTTCTTGAATTCTCTAATCGGAGTTCCATCGACGGTGAAGATGATCCTTTGTGGGTTCCATAGAATAGAGTAAGTGTGGAAATCAGCTGTCGGGTCAAACCAGAGTTTGAACTGTTGTTCTTTGTCTCCTTTGCCTTGAGTGTAGACATTTGTGTGAAGTGTGTAAGGATCTCCACTTGAATTTCCCAAAAACTCGAAGTCAATCTCGTCCCATGTTGTTCCAGGTGATTTCAACTGCACAGATACAAAAAAACTCATATCAGAAACTAAGAAGTATAGTAATgtaaaaaacagaaccaaaaccatagattgtgttttttgttgaaCTTACGTAAAGTGTTGTCACTGTTCCTGCGGAGTTTCCAGGGACGAGTTTCATTTGCATGTCGATTTTACCAAACAAGTACTCGTTCTTGGATTGGAATCCAGAGCCAGAGGATTTGTCAAGTGATAGAGTGAGAAGCTCTCCATTGTTCTTGATCTGTCCACGTCCATCACCCCAAGTAATCTCAACGTCTCTTTGGAAATTAGCTGAAgcagaggagatgatgataagtaaaagaaacagaggaagtaagTAACTGATGATCGCCATTGTTGTTTTGAgaatgttttgagttttgtagacttcttctttgtattgtgtgtttttggttttgtggtttttgaggGTTTATGGaagaatgtatatatagtgGGTGAACTagtgaagattttttttgtgagagtCGGTTCGTAATAGAGGAAGGTTCGTATGGTGAAAGACAAAAGCCGCGTCTTTGAGGCAACAGCTGGTGATTGGGCCATCTTGTAGTAAAAGCTGTGTTTAATTGGCTTTGCTTTGGAGTTCACGCGGTTTTTGTTTAGtaataatgtttctttttttagtaaataattaattattactttttttatatgtttcaaATTTAATTGGATTTgggagtttttctttttcagaaaaagttggatttgagatttgagagtTGGATACTTTACCACCGGCTTGGACCGACCTTCAAAGAGTTGGAGTCTTGCTCTAATAGAAACAAGAGATTCTgttataaaccaaaaagaaaagaggagaaaagtgTTGATCTTAAAAAGTTAATCAGAACGTgacaaatttaatgatttttaaatagTTCATATGTTACAATTTATTCAGTTGTTACTCATTTTTGTAACGGTTTCGTTATTACTCTCGAATAGTAACTCAAATGAAAATGAACcttaattaaatttgatttttttttcttttcctttggggggacacattttctttttcattgccACTTAACATATTTAGACTGGTAAATGAAATAGGATAAGGATAGACActgaattttctgtttttgttttttctaatagAAAAagctttaataaaaaaaaatatttaaaacgaGGATAAGAAGAAGTTGCCACGTTAAAGTAAGGGGATATGGTATGGTAGTAGTTGGGTAAAATCATGAATTTGACTGACTCAAATGTTAAATTGTCGTAGTGGAGACAGCTAAGACATTCAACTTGGTGAAGGTCGTGGTCAGGAAGCTTCTTTCTCCAAGTGGCTTCATCCTGAGAGCAGTCCGAACCCTTACGTAAAGTCTAGATATAtcagaatttgatttttaattttttgtacatatattttgttcttaatgAAAATTTAGCTATATCTTAATATACTCATTTGTTAATATGGGGGtcataatctttaaaaataattggcATTTACAGATATAGATTTGAATATAATTTCATGATCGCAGTGAAAAAGATTATCAAAAGATAATTTCATGATTTCCTTCAAATAATTTGATGTCTGCTTCTTCCTATCTTAGATAATTTATTAATGTTCGGATAAGAAAAAGACTAACACAGAAACTACAAGGACTAAATAAGTGAAAGAATACATATCGTTATGGGCCTTATTATAAGCCCACAAAACTTCCGTCTGCTTAGGTTTAGCCGAGTCTTAGTTGACTTGCTCTCAAAGTCTTGATTCtcttatatatagagagttaTATAGCCTATTAGTTATGTTTGTATTGTGAATGAGAATTATACCATAGtgttttgtagtttatattGCTATGGCTGCACATGGGGTAATACAAAAGTGTAATTAGTCTGGAAAATAAAAGGGTGTTATTGAATTCTAGTTtaggggttattggtttagaaTTTGAACggagttttaaagactttaattgttatgtagatttttttgttattagataaagattttaaagtttagtgttattagtttataatttgtaaaaattcatttaaaattataacaaatttggtttattGAATTCAAGcttttataaagtcaataaattttttgtgttattcaattaaaacaataGATAGtgggattgttaatgaattcaattattatgttattggttcatgatttaataaactttcttacaaaataaagtcatgaaaagtatcacaaaaatacaaaacttatttgGAATACTTTAGTGTTgctatttgttaaaaatacaaaataacttttttagaaaactaaacaacaaaactataaaatactCTCTAACAATCTTTAATAAATTACTAACaattaattatttactaaaaaaaagtgTGAATAGTTGCCATTTGTTAAACCAATTCCTATTTTATTAAATAGACTCAACGTTTAATTGGCCATTGTCTTTGATATGTTAATCCCATCCCTTTTAAACGTATGGATAGAGTAGAATCTTTTGATCTCTTGTTCATAAAAACCCTTTAATTTCTAATTACATGTGTCCACAAGAGTTTCTTTTCACTAACCATCTGTTGCTAAAAAGCCAAAAATTTGGCCATCacttaacacaaaattttcttctccttctattCCTCTGTCTCACCCAAATGTAACTGTCTTCTCTTTTCTACAATCTTTCCTCCAGTATAAATGTTCTGACTCACCAttaaattttaccaaaaagagGACATGGGTTGCTCAAAAATCCTGATCCTAGTgtatattttctcaattttttatttcatgTGGTGCTTAGTGTTGGCAGGTGATTTCAGAAAAGATGTTGACATTATATGGGGAGGCGACAAAGCGAAGATACTCGAAAACGGCCGAGCCATTGCATTATCTCTCGACAAAACTTCTGGCTCTGGCTTTCAATCCAAAGCACAGTTTTTGTTCGGTAAAATCTCTATGGACCTTAAGCTTGTCCCTGGAAACTCTGCTGGTACTGTCACATCTTACTATGTAAGAATCTCCAAAACCTATCTTTATATTGAACCATTTATTAGTTGATAATATTGATGTTATATATAGTGTACGTGTTGCGTAGGTAGCGTCTAAAGGAGCGATGTGGGATGAGATAGACTTCGAGTTCTTGGGGAATCTGAGTGGTGATCCATACACAGTCCATACAAATGTGATCACGCAAGGCAAAGGTGATAGAGAACAGCAGTTTCGTCTCTGGTTCGATCCCACCATTAATTTCCACACTTACTCCATCCTCTGGAACCCTAGAACCATAatgtaaaaatctaaatatctaGTCTCCAGTCCATTCATCTCTTAGCATAACGTAGCAATATTTAGGATCGTCGGATATTTGGCAGATTCTATGTGGATGGTACACCGATAAGACAATTCAAGAACATGAAGACAAAGAATGTATCTTACCCGGAGAAACAAGCAATGAGAGTCCATTCAAGCTTATGGGATGGAGATGATTGGGCTACAAGAGGAGGGCTCGTGAAAACTGACTGGTCCAAAGCACCTTTCACCGCTTATTACAAGAATTATGAGGTCCAAGACTGTGTAGGCTCTAATAAAACTTGCGGTGGTGATGGCTCAAGCTCG from Camelina sativa cultivar DH55 chromosome 2, Cs, whole genome shotgun sequence includes the following:
- the LOC104734571 gene encoding xyloglucan endotransglucosylase/hydrolase protein 22-like, with product MAIISYLLPLFLLLIIISSASANFQRDVEITWGDGRGQIKNNGELLTLSLDKSSGSGFQSKNEYLFGKIDMQMKLVPGNSAGTVTTLYLKSPGTTWDEIDFEFLGNSSGDPYTLHTNVYTQGKGDKEQQFKLWFDPTADFHTYSILWNPQRIIFTVDGTPIREFKNMESLGTLFPKNKPMRMYSSLWNADDWATRGGLVKTDWSKAPFTATYRGFKQEACVWSNGKSSCPNGSKQGTTGTSGSWLSQQLDSTAQQRMRWVQRNYMIYNYCTDSKRFPQGLPKECLAA
- the LOC104734581 gene encoding xyloglucan endotransglucosylase/hydrolase protein 24-like yields the protein MGCSKILILVYIFSIFYFMWCLVLAGDFRKDVDIIWGGDKAKILENGRAIALSLDKTSGSGFQSKAQFLFGKISMDLKLVPGNSAGTVTSYYVASKGAMWDEIDFEFLGNLSGDPYTVHTNVITQGKGDREQQFRLWFDPTINFHTYSILWNPRTIIFYVDGTPIRQFKNMKTKNVSYPEKQAMRVHSSLWDGDDWATRGGLVKTDWSKAPFTAYYKNYEVQDCVGSNKTCGGDGSSSWINEGIDDSGMKRLKWVQKNFMIYDYCNDPKRFRLGLASECVANAMSMS